One genomic region from Streptomyces sp. NBC_00582 encodes:
- a CDS encoding Uma2 family endonuclease: protein MTAVDERGVTRFFEGFEPPEGLKVELLRGVVVMMASPDIVHNMIVADVQDQIPRQRWDRLQTQDVDILGEASEPIPDLMVLERGVAPASGNLVPSQLITLVVEVVSKSSVHQDYVVKRSIYAAGKIPAYLLVDPIMAQCVLLTRPTGQGEDADYLSQEIIKFGNSVLLRALELELDTTEFGTFPNVRPHRYP, encoded by the coding sequence ATGACCGCTGTGGATGAGCGTGGGGTGACCAGGTTCTTCGAGGGGTTCGAGCCGCCCGAGGGACTGAAGGTCGAGCTTCTTCGGGGGGTAGTCGTGATGATGGCCAGCCCTGACATCGTGCACAACATGATCGTCGCCGATGTGCAGGACCAGATCCCCCGGCAACGCTGGGATCGCCTCCAGACCCAGGATGTGGACATCCTCGGTGAGGCCAGCGAGCCCATTCCGGACCTCATGGTGCTGGAGCGCGGGGTGGCCCCGGCCTCAGGCAATCTGGTGCCGTCCCAGTTGATCACCTTGGTGGTCGAGGTCGTGTCGAAGTCCAGCGTCCACCAGGACTATGTGGTCAAGCGGTCGATCTACGCGGCGGGAAAGATCCCTGCCTACCTCCTCGTCGACCCGATCATGGCGCAGTGTGTCCTGCTGACGAGGCCCACAGGCCAGGGTGAGGATGCCGACTACCTCAGCCAGGAGATCATCAAGTTCGGCAATTCGGTCCTGTTGCGGGCTCTGGAACTCGAACTCGACACCACCGAGTTCGGAACGTTTCCCAACGTCAGGCCCCACCGCTACCCGTGA
- a CDS encoding 16S rRNA (uracil(1498)-N(3))-methyltransferase, whose amino-acid sequence MTAPVFVVDRLDAVGREFVLDGPEGRHAVSVKRLRPGEDVVLTDGRGRWTEGVVTAAEGKDRLVLDLGAVRDEPEASPRITVVQALPKGDRGEVSVETMTEVGVDAIVPWQASRCITQWRGERGLKALGKWRATAREAGKQSRRVRFPEVADAASTKEVAALLAGADFAAVLHESGEDRLATAELPAGGEIVLVVGPEGGVSPEELAVFAEAGARPYVLGPTVLRTSTAGTAAAALLLGRTGRWS is encoded by the coding sequence ATGACCGCGCCCGTCTTCGTCGTCGACCGACTCGACGCCGTGGGGCGGGAGTTCGTGCTCGACGGCCCCGAGGGACGGCACGCCGTCTCCGTCAAGCGGCTGCGGCCCGGTGAGGACGTCGTCCTCACCGACGGGCGGGGCCGCTGGACCGAGGGCGTCGTGACGGCGGCCGAGGGCAAGGACCGGCTGGTCCTGGACCTGGGAGCCGTGCGGGACGAACCCGAGGCGTCCCCCCGGATCACCGTCGTCCAGGCGCTCCCCAAGGGCGACCGCGGGGAGGTCTCCGTCGAGACCATGACCGAGGTCGGCGTCGACGCGATCGTGCCCTGGCAGGCGTCCCGCTGCATCACGCAGTGGCGCGGCGAGCGGGGCCTGAAGGCGCTCGGCAAGTGGCGGGCCACCGCCCGCGAGGCCGGCAAGCAGTCCCGCCGGGTCCGCTTCCCCGAGGTCGCCGACGCGGCGAGCACCAAGGAGGTCGCCGCGCTGCTCGCGGGCGCCGACTTCGCGGCCGTGCTCCACGAGAGCGGCGAGGACCGGCTCGCCACCGCCGAACTCCCCGCCGGCGGCGAGATCGTGCTCGTCGTCGGTCCCGAGGGAGGCGTCTCCCCCGAGGAGCTGGCCGTCTTCGCGGAGGCGGGCGCCCGCCCCTACGTCCTCGGCCCCACCGTCCTGCGCACCTCCACCGCGGGCACGGCCGCCGCGGCCCTCCTCCTCGGCCGCACCGGCCGCTGGTCCTGA
- the hemW gene encoding radical SAM family heme chaperone HemW, translating to MPSALPDGEPVPDDGALPAHALTGAADRPLGFYLHVPYCATRCGYCDFNTYTATELRGTGGVLASRDNYADTLIDEIRLARKVLGDDPREVRTVFVGGGTPTLLAAGDLVRMLGAIRDEFGLAADAEVTTEANPESVDPSYLATLRAGGFNRISFGMQSARQHVLRILDRTHTPGRPEACVAEARAAGFEHVNLDLIYGTPGESDDDWRASLEAALGAGPDHVSAYALIVEEGTQLARRIRRGEIPMTDDDVHADRYLIADEVMSAAGYDWYEVSNWATSPSARCLHNELYWRGADWWGAGPGAHSHVGGVRWWNVKHPGAYATALAAGRSPGAGRELLSEEDRRVERVLLELRLREGVPLDLLREEGLKAARRALTDGLLAQGPYDDGRAVLTLRGRLLADAVVRDLVD from the coding sequence ATGCCTTCCGCACTCCCCGACGGTGAGCCCGTCCCCGACGACGGCGCGCTCCCGGCGCACGCGCTCACCGGCGCCGCCGACCGCCCCCTCGGGTTCTATCTGCACGTCCCCTACTGCGCGACCCGCTGCGGGTACTGCGACTTCAACACCTACACCGCCACCGAGCTGCGCGGCACCGGTGGCGTCCTCGCCTCCCGCGACAACTACGCCGACACCCTGATCGACGAGATCCGGCTGGCGCGGAAGGTGCTGGGCGACGACCCGCGCGAGGTCCGCACGGTCTTCGTCGGCGGCGGCACCCCCACGCTTCTGGCGGCCGGCGATCTCGTACGGATGCTGGGCGCGATCCGTGACGAGTTCGGTCTGGCGGCGGACGCGGAGGTGACGACGGAGGCGAACCCCGAGTCCGTGGACCCGTCCTATCTCGCCACCCTGCGCGCGGGCGGCTTCAACCGGATCTCCTTCGGCATGCAGAGCGCCCGCCAGCACGTCCTGAGGATCCTCGACCGCACCCACACCCCCGGACGGCCCGAGGCATGCGTCGCGGAGGCCCGGGCGGCGGGCTTCGAGCACGTCAACCTCGACCTGATCTACGGCACCCCCGGTGAGTCCGACGACGACTGGCGGGCGTCCCTGGAGGCCGCGCTCGGGGCCGGACCCGACCATGTCTCCGCGTACGCCCTGATCGTCGAGGAGGGCACCCAGCTGGCCCGGCGCATCCGGCGCGGGGAGATCCCGATGACCGACGACGACGTCCACGCGGACCGCTATCTGATCGCCGACGAGGTGATGTCGGCCGCGGGCTACGACTGGTACGAGGTCTCCAACTGGGCCACCTCGCCGTCGGCCCGCTGCCTCCACAACGAGCTCTACTGGCGCGGCGCCGACTGGTGGGGCGCGGGCCCCGGGGCGCACTCCCATGTGGGGGGCGTGCGCTGGTGGAACGTGAAGCATCCGGGCGCCTATGCGACGGCTCTCGCCGCCGGCCGCTCCCCGGGCGCGGGCCGCGAACTCCTCTCGGAGGAGGACCGCCGCGTCGAACGCGTCCTGCTGGAGCTGCGCCTGCGGGAGGGCGTACCACTGGACCTGCTCCGGGAGGAGGGCCTGAAGGCCGCACGCCGGGCCCTGACGGACGGGCTGCTGGCCCAGGGGCCGTACGACGACGGCCGTGCCGTGCTCACCCTGCGGGGGCGGCTGCTGGCGGACGCGGTGGTCAGGGACCTGGTGGACTGA
- a CDS encoding SpoIIE family protein phosphatase: protein MGAIPTQRETVSLGTGAPSHTTPHAPPVARATLAGSAHAPGVARDLVRAAFSEWAELPEHLSEPLPERLAEDVTLVVSELVTNAVVHAGTDVELLCRLEDDPEHGHAVVVEVCDHHPSRAPRDNPPETPYETPEYGRGLRLVAALADAWGVTYRRAAKTVWARLLPLAPEPHACDETRGASPVAPLAPLLEALAPEPQPSGRDGDWLNRGALSFLAEASDLLAGQLDEDLVAALTSQLVVPRLADWCAVWLEDEVSGHGGGWGEWAGGPGPRLARVWHGDEGRIEELRRALEKEPPRPAEPPRSGPEPFLWPAATLGPRGAALAYRLIAGGRPLGTLVIGRPGPSAFPDEVTGLVEDLGRRVALAIGAARQYARQATISAVLQRGLLPGAVAEIPGVRSALVHEPREQGGPSGDFYDLFPAGDGRWCFAIGDVQGKGPEAAVVIGLARPWLRLLAREGYGVADVLDRLNQLLLDDATEAADAAARAFVGPAGPGDGPQTRFLSLLYGELAPFEGGVRCTLASAGHPLPLLLGPDGSVATAARPQTLLGVIEEATYTSDVLELRHGDSLLCVTDGVTERRSGVRQFDDGDGLATALAGCVGLDAELIAERIHRLVHEFGERPPEDDLALLVLQAE from the coding sequence ATGGGGGCCATTCCGACCCAGCGGGAGACCGTCTCCCTCGGTACCGGTGCGCCCTCGCACACCACCCCGCACGCACCCCCGGTCGCCCGCGCCACCCTGGCCGGCAGCGCCCATGCCCCGGGCGTCGCGCGCGATCTGGTGCGGGCCGCGTTCTCGGAGTGGGCGGAGCTTCCCGAACACCTCTCCGAGCCCCTTCCCGAACGCCTCGCCGAGGACGTGACACTCGTCGTCAGCGAGCTCGTCACCAACGCCGTCGTGCACGCCGGCACCGACGTGGAGCTGCTGTGCCGGCTGGAGGACGACCCGGAGCACGGACACGCGGTCGTCGTCGAGGTCTGCGACCACCACCCCTCCCGCGCCCCGCGCGACAACCCGCCCGAGACGCCGTACGAGACCCCGGAGTACGGCCGTGGCCTGCGCCTGGTCGCCGCGCTCGCCGACGCATGGGGGGTGACGTACCGCAGGGCCGCGAAGACGGTGTGGGCACGGCTGCTGCCCCTGGCCCCCGAGCCGCACGCCTGCGACGAGACCCGGGGCGCCTCGCCCGTCGCCCCCCTGGCCCCCCTCCTCGAAGCCCTCGCCCCCGAACCGCAGCCCTCCGGCCGGGACGGCGACTGGCTCAACCGGGGCGCCCTGTCCTTCCTCGCCGAGGCCTCCGACCTGCTCGCCGGGCAGCTCGACGAGGATCTCGTCGCCGCGCTCACCAGCCAGCTCGTGGTGCCCCGGCTCGCCGACTGGTGCGCGGTCTGGCTGGAGGACGAGGTCAGCGGACACGGCGGAGGCTGGGGCGAGTGGGCCGGAGGACCCGGGCCGCGGCTGGCCCGGGTCTGGCACGGCGACGAAGGCCGTATCGAGGAGCTGCGCCGGGCCCTGGAGAAGGAACCGCCGCGCCCCGCGGAACCGCCCCGCTCCGGCCCCGAGCCCTTCCTCTGGCCCGCCGCGACGCTCGGCCCGCGCGGCGCGGCCCTCGCCTACCGGCTGATCGCCGGGGGCCGCCCGCTCGGCACCCTCGTCATCGGGCGGCCCGGGCCGAGCGCCTTCCCCGACGAGGTCACCGGGCTCGTCGAGGACCTCGGCCGCCGGGTCGCGCTGGCGATCGGCGCGGCCCGCCAGTACGCCCGCCAGGCCACCATCAGCGCCGTCCTGCAACGCGGCCTGCTGCCCGGCGCGGTCGCCGAGATCCCCGGAGTGCGCAGCGCCCTCGTCCACGAGCCGCGCGAGCAGGGCGGCCCGAGCGGTGACTTCTACGACCTGTTCCCGGCGGGCGACGGCCGCTGGTGCTTCGCCATCGGCGACGTCCAGGGCAAGGGCCCGGAGGCCGCCGTCGTCATCGGCCTCGCCAGGCCCTGGCTGCGGCTGCTGGCCCGCGAGGGCTACGGCGTCGCCGACGTCCTGGACCGGCTCAACCAGTTGCTCCTCGACGACGCCACCGAGGCCGCCGACGCCGCCGCCCGCGCCTTCGTCGGCCCCGCCGGACCCGGCGACGGCCCCCAGACCCGCTTCCTGTCCCTCCTGTACGGCGAACTCGCCCCCTTCGAGGGCGGCGTCCGCTGCACCCTCGCCTCCGCCGGGCACCCGCTGCCGCTGCTGCTCGGTCCCGACGGCTCCGTCGCCACGGCCGCGCGCCCGCAGACCCTCCTCGGGGTCATCGAGGAGGCGACGTACACCAGCGATGTGCTGGAGCTGCGGCACGGCGACAGCCTGCTGTGCGTCACCGACGGGGTGACCGAGCGGCGCTCGGGCGTCCGCCAGTTCGACGACGGCGACGGGCTGGCCACCGCCCTCGCCGGGTGCGTGGGCCTGGACGCCGAGCTGATCGCCGAGCGCATCCACCGGCTCGTGCACGAGTTCGGCGAGCGGCCTCCGGAGGACGATCTGGCGCTGCTGGTGCTGCAGGCGGAGTGA
- a CDS encoding MBL fold metallo-hydrolase, with product MTVTWEELGWEPVAAGVGRVRLPGWDCTAGLVVGAGAVLVVDAGSSLAEGVTLRTQAEELTGTRVTHLALTHPHFDHVFGAAAFAGAEVYGAVGMDTVPAEELRADAVRNGLDESTATDAADALVRPRHPVSGERTLDLGAGRQVLLANVGPAHTAHDLAVLVPGSPEVVFCGDLVEESGEPQAGPDAVPSHWPAALDRLLALGGEDALYVPGHGAVVDAAFVRRQRDALAARFGVSR from the coding sequence ATGACGGTGACTTGGGAAGAGCTGGGGTGGGAGCCGGTCGCGGCCGGGGTCGGGCGGGTGCGGCTGCCGGGCTGGGACTGCACGGCCGGGCTGGTCGTGGGGGCGGGCGCGGTGCTGGTGGTGGACGCCGGGTCGAGTCTGGCGGAGGGGGTGACGCTGCGGACGCAGGCCGAGGAGCTGACCGGCACGCGTGTGACCCATCTCGCGCTCACCCATCCGCACTTCGACCATGTGTTCGGCGCGGCGGCGTTCGCGGGCGCGGAGGTGTACGGCGCGGTGGGCATGGACACGGTCCCGGCGGAGGAGCTGCGGGCGGACGCGGTGCGCAACGGTCTGGACGAGTCGACGGCGACCGATGCCGCGGACGCCCTGGTCCGGCCCCGGCACCCGGTCTCCGGGGAGCGGACCCTCGATCTGGGGGCCGGCCGCCAGGTCCTGCTGGCGAACGTGGGCCCGGCGCACACGGCGCACGACCTCGCGGTCCTGGTCCCGGGCTCGCCGGAGGTCGTGTTCTGCGGCGACCTGGTGGAGGAGTCCGGCGAGCCCCAGGCAGGCCCCGACGCCGTCCCCTCGCACTGGCCCGCCGCCCTGGACCGCCTCCTCGCCCTCGGCGGCGAGGACGCGCTGTACGTGCCGGGGCACGGGGCGGTGGTGGACGCGGCGTTCGTACGGCGGCAGCGGGACGCGCTGGCGGCCCGCTTCGGCGTGTCGCGCTGA
- the dnaJ gene encoding molecular chaperone DnaJ, translated as MATDYYAVLGVRRDASQDEIKKAFRRLARELHPDVNPDPKTQERFKEINAAYEVLSDPQKKQVYDLGGDPLSQAGGGGAGGFGAGGFGNFSDIMDAFFGTASQRGPRSRTRRGQDAMIRLEVDLEEAAFGTTKDIQVDTAIVCSTCSGEGAAPGTSAQTCDMCRGRGEVSQVTRSFLGQVMTSRPCPQCQGFGTIVPNPCPECAGDGRVRSRRTLTVKIPAGVDNGTRIQLAGEGEVGPGGGPAGDLYVEIHELPHSTFQRRGDDLHCTVTIPMTAAALGTKVPLETLDGLEEVDIRPGTQSGQSIPLHGRGVTHLRGGGRGDLIVHVEVMTPTKLDPEQERLLRELAKLRGEERPQGQFQPGQQGLFSRLKDAFNGR; from the coding sequence GTGGCCACGGACTACTACGCCGTTCTCGGCGTGCGCCGCGACGCGTCGCAGGATGAGATCAAGAAGGCCTTCCGCCGGCTCGCCCGCGAGCTGCACCCGGACGTCAACCCGGATCCGAAGACCCAGGAGCGGTTCAAGGAGATCAACGCCGCCTACGAGGTGCTCTCCGACCCGCAGAAGAAGCAGGTCTACGACCTCGGCGGCGACCCCCTCTCCCAGGCCGGCGGCGGTGGCGCGGGCGGCTTCGGGGCCGGTGGCTTCGGCAACTTCTCCGACATCATGGACGCGTTCTTCGGTACGGCGTCCCAGCGGGGGCCGAGGTCCAGGACCCGGCGCGGCCAGGACGCGATGATCCGGCTGGAGGTGGACCTCGAGGAGGCCGCCTTCGGCACCACCAAGGACATCCAGGTCGACACCGCGATCGTCTGCTCCACATGCAGCGGCGAGGGCGCCGCCCCCGGCACCAGCGCCCAGACGTGTGACATGTGCCGCGGCCGCGGCGAGGTCTCCCAGGTGACCCGGTCCTTCCTCGGCCAGGTCATGACCTCCCGCCCCTGCCCCCAGTGCCAGGGCTTCGGCACCATCGTCCCGAACCCCTGCCCGGAGTGCGCGGGCGACGGCCGGGTGCGCTCCCGGCGCACGCTCACGGTCAAGATCCCGGCCGGTGTCGACAACGGCACCCGCATCCAGCTCGCGGGCGAGGGCGAGGTCGGCCCCGGCGGCGGCCCCGCCGGCGACCTGTACGTCGAGATCCACGAGCTGCCGCACTCCACCTTCCAGCGGCGCGGCGACGACCTGCACTGCACGGTCACCATCCCGATGACCGCGGCGGCCCTCGGCACCAAGGTGCCGCTGGAGACGCTGGACGGCCTGGAGGAGGTCGACATCCGGCCCGGCACCCAGTCCGGCCAGTCGATCCCGCTGCACGGCCGCGGTGTCACGCATCTGCGGGGCGGCGGCCGGGGCGACCTCATCGTCCACGTCGAGGTCATGACCCCGACCAAGCTCGACCCCGAGCAGGAGCGGCTGCTGCGCGAGCTGGCCAAGCTGCGCGGCGAGGAGCGGCCGCAGGGCCAGTTCCAGCCGGGGCAGCAGGGGCTGTTCTCCCGGCTGAAGGACGCGTTCAACGGCCGCTGA
- the hrcA gene encoding heat-inducible transcriptional repressor HrcA gives MLSERRLQVLRAIVQDYVGTEEPVGSKALTERHNLGVSPATVRNDMAALEDEGYIAQPHTSAGRIPTDKGYRLFVDKLAGVKPMTAPERRAIQSFLDGAVDLDDVVARTVRLLAQLTRQVAVVQYPSLTRSTVRHVELLSLAPARLMLVLITDTGRVEQRMVDCPAPFGEASLADLRARLNSRVAGRRFTDVPRLVEDLPDAFEADDRGTVSSVLSTLLETLVEENEERLMIGGTANLTRFGHDFPLTIRPVLEALEEHVVLLKLLGEAGDSGMTVRIGHENAYEGLNSTSVVSVGYGSGGEAVAKLGVVGPTRMDYPGTMGAVRAVARYVGQILAES, from the coding sequence GTGCTGAGTGAACGCAGGCTGCAGGTGCTGCGCGCCATCGTCCAGGACTACGTCGGCACCGAGGAGCCCGTGGGGTCCAAGGCCCTCACGGAGCGCCACAACCTCGGCGTCTCCCCGGCCACCGTCCGCAACGACATGGCCGCCCTGGAGGACGAGGGATACATCGCCCAGCCGCACACCAGCGCCGGGCGGATCCCCACCGACAAGGGCTACCGGCTGTTCGTGGACAAGCTGGCCGGCGTCAAACCGATGACCGCGCCCGAGCGGCGCGCCATCCAGAGCTTCCTCGACGGCGCCGTCGACCTCGACGACGTGGTGGCCCGGACCGTACGGCTGCTCGCGCAGCTCACCCGGCAGGTCGCCGTCGTGCAGTACCCGTCGCTGACCCGGTCCACCGTGCGGCACGTGGAGTTGCTGTCGCTCGCCCCGGCCCGGCTGATGCTCGTGCTGATCACGGACACCGGACGGGTCGAGCAGCGCATGGTGGACTGCCCGGCACCCTTCGGGGAGGCCTCTCTGGCGGATCTACGCGCGCGGCTCAACAGCCGGGTCGCGGGCCGCCGCTTCACCGACGTGCCGCGTCTGGTGGAGGACCTGCCGGACGCCTTCGAGGCGGACGACCGCGGCACGGTCTCGTCGGTGCTCTCCACCCTGCTGGAGACACTCGTCGAGGAGAACGAGGAACGGCTGATGATCGGCGGAACCGCCAATCTCACCCGTTTCGGACATGACTTCCCTCTCACCATCCGGCCCGTCCTGGAGGCCCTGGAGGAACACGTCGTTCTCCTCAAACTCCTGGGCGAGGCGGGGGATTCGGGCATGACCGTACGCATCGGTCACGAGAACGCCTACGAGGGACTCAACTCCACTTCCGTGGTCTCGGTCGGCTACGGTTCGGGCGGCGAGGCAGTCGCCAAACTCGGCGTGGTCGGACCGACCCGCATGGATTACCCGGGAACGATGGGAGCGGTACGAGCGGTGGCACGGTACGTCGGACAGATCCTGGCGGAGTCGTAA
- a CDS encoding nitronate monooxygenase, protein MSSELTDLFPHPIVQAPMAGGVSVPQLAAAVSEAGGLGFLAGGYKTADGLYQEIKQLRGLTGRPFGVNLFMPQPEYPGAGTGSTGAAGAAPLDAGAVQVYAEQLAGEVSWYRTELGDPDSGRDDGYDAKIAALLDDPVPVVSFHFGVPGADTLKALRGAGTSTLVTVTSAEEALAVERAGADAVIVQGMEAGGHQGTHKDNPENDGSALGLLALLAQVREAVSLPIVAAGGIMRGSQIAAVLAAGASAAQLGTAFLATNESGAHAVHKAALTDPLFVRTELTRAFSGRPARGLVNRFLREHGPYAPAAYPEVHHLTAPLRKAAAKAGDAQGMALWAGQGHRMARELPAAELVEVLVAELETARAAVAEGDAR, encoded by the coding sequence ATGTCCTCCGAGCTGACCGATCTCTTCCCCCACCCGATCGTGCAGGCCCCCATGGCGGGCGGTGTCTCCGTGCCGCAGCTCGCCGCCGCCGTGTCCGAGGCCGGCGGGCTCGGCTTCCTGGCCGGCGGGTACAAGACGGCCGACGGCCTGTACCAGGAGATCAAGCAACTCCGCGGACTGACCGGCCGCCCCTTCGGCGTGAACCTCTTCATGCCCCAGCCCGAGTACCCCGGTGCAGGCACCGGCTCCACTGGAGCGGCCGGCGCCGCGCCCCTCGACGCGGGCGCCGTCCAGGTCTACGCCGAGCAGCTCGCCGGCGAGGTCAGCTGGTACCGGACCGAGCTCGGCGACCCGGACAGCGGGCGCGACGACGGCTACGACGCCAAGATCGCCGCACTCCTCGACGACCCCGTGCCGGTGGTGTCCTTCCACTTCGGTGTCCCCGGCGCCGACACCCTGAAGGCGCTGCGCGGGGCCGGAACGTCCACCCTCGTCACCGTGACCTCCGCCGAGGAGGCGCTGGCCGTGGAGCGGGCCGGGGCCGACGCGGTGATCGTGCAGGGCATGGAGGCCGGCGGCCACCAGGGCACCCACAAGGACAACCCCGAGAACGACGGCTCAGCCCTCGGACTCCTCGCCCTCCTCGCCCAGGTCCGCGAGGCCGTGAGCCTGCCGATCGTCGCCGCCGGCGGCATCATGCGCGGCAGCCAGATCGCCGCCGTCCTCGCCGCCGGCGCGAGCGCCGCCCAGCTCGGCACCGCGTTCCTCGCCACGAACGAGTCCGGCGCGCATGCCGTGCACAAGGCGGCCCTCACCGACCCCCTGTTCGTGCGCACCGAGCTGACCCGCGCCTTCTCCGGCCGCCCGGCCCGGGGCCTGGTCAACCGCTTCCTGCGCGAGCACGGCCCGTACGCCCCCGCCGCCTACCCCGAGGTCCACCACCTCACCGCGCCGCTGCGCAAGGCGGCCGCCAAGGCGGGCGACGCGCAGGGCATGGCGCTCTGGGCGGGCCAGGGCCACCGGATGGCCCGTGAGCTGCCCGCCGCCGAGCTGGTGGAGGTCCTGGTGGCGGAACTGGAGACCGCGCGGGCCGCCGTGGCCGAGGGCGACGCGCGATGA
- a CDS encoding DUF3097 domain-containing protein produces the protein MRQYSPDLTPPWKKPKPVPEVPAEPGLVVEEPGTGFCGAVIRCEAGTVTLEDRFGKHRVFPLEPRGFLLEGRVVTLVRPPSGAPVRPARTASGSVAVPGARARVARAGRIYVEGRHDAELVEKVWGDDLRIEGVVVEYLEGVDDLPSIVADFGPGPDARLGVLVDHLVPGTKEFRLAQSVTSEHALVVGHPYIDIWEAVKPSSLGIAAWPRVPHGQDWKTGVCRALGWPSDNTGAVWQAILARVGSYKDLEPALLGRVEELIDFVTGSGGA, from the coding sequence ATGCGCCAGTACTCGCCGGATCTGACCCCTCCGTGGAAGAAGCCGAAGCCCGTCCCCGAGGTCCCGGCGGAGCCCGGCCTGGTGGTGGAGGAGCCCGGCACCGGCTTCTGCGGGGCGGTGATCCGCTGCGAGGCGGGCACGGTGACCCTGGAGGACCGCTTCGGCAAGCACCGCGTCTTCCCGCTGGAGCCCCGCGGCTTCCTCCTGGAGGGCCGCGTGGTGACCCTCGTACGGCCGCCCTCCGGTGCCCCCGTACGCCCCGCCCGCACCGCCTCCGGCTCGGTCGCCGTCCCCGGCGCCCGGGCCCGGGTCGCCCGCGCCGGCCGCATCTACGTCGAGGGCCGGCACGACGCCGAGCTGGTCGAGAAGGTGTGGGGCGACGACCTGCGCATCGAGGGCGTGGTGGTGGAGTACCTGGAGGGCGTGGACGACCTCCCGTCGATCGTGGCGGACTTCGGGCCCGGCCCCGACGCCCGGCTGGGCGTCCTGGTCGACCACTTGGTGCCCGGTACGAAGGAGTTCCGCCTCGCCCAGTCGGTGACGAGCGAACACGCCCTGGTCGTGGGCCACCCGTACATCGACATCTGGGAGGCGGTGAAACCGTCCTCGCTGGGCATCGCGGCCTGGCCGCGCGTCCCCCACGGCCAGGACTGGAAGACGGGCGTGTGCCGCGCGCTGGGCTGGCCGTCCGACAACACCGGGGCGGTGTGGCAGGCGATCCTGGCCCGCGTCGGCTCCTACAAGGACCTGGAGCCGGCCCTGCTGGGCAGGGTGGAGGAACTGATCGACTTCGTCACGGGTAGCGGTGGGGCCTGA